Proteins from a single region of Hordeum vulgare subsp. vulgare chromosome 6H, MorexV3_pseudomolecules_assembly, whole genome shotgun sequence:
- the LOC123401464 gene encoding probable protein phosphatase 2C 14, whose amino-acid sequence MVEAAAGRRSGTSPRRPSGGGEQQQPLVAVALGTRVVMVTSAPPAGGGGEGGRAAADGRCLDDLLGCLLGVLRALGFPWAAPPQRQPRPVPPRVTIPSTADGRRLAAELMRIPGRIAGNGACAVASLYTMQGKKGVNQDAMIVWEKFCSRDDTIFCGVFDGHGPYGHLVAKRVRDLLPVKLGADMGTDGGRETPTSNMEGNTNEVCLPVNPERKETTTSEQDGEYPEIFTTFRTSFLRAFHIMDRDLKLHKNIDCFFSGTTAVAVLKQGHNLIIGNLGDSRAILGTRNEDGQLIAVQLTVDLKPNIPSEAQRIRQHRGRIFALPEEPEVARVWLPKYNSPGLAMARAFGDFCLKEYGLISMPEVSCHRVTEKDEFVVLATDGVWDVLSNIEVVSIISRSTSRASAARFLVESANRAWRTRYPTSKIDDCAVVCLFLNTHEADEPSSSAANNLANALEVNADKHSTVSQLSTGVSADVVNALVKDTNELYVVDAVAKPVTVSDLTKDGSGTKQNII is encoded by the exons GCCGGTCGGGTACCAGCCCTCGGCGGCCTAGCGGCGGAGGGGAGCAGCAGCAGCCCCTGGTCGCCGTCGCGCTCGGCACGCGCGTCGTCATGGTCACGTCCGCCCCACCCGCGGGGGGCGGTGGGGAAGGAGGTCGAGCGGCCGCCGATGGCCGGTGCCTCGACGACCTTCTCGGCTGCCTGCTCGGCGTGCTCCGCGCGCTTGGCTTCCCGTGGGCCGCGCCCCCTCAGAGGCAGCCGCGCCCAGTGCCGCCACGCGTGACCATTCCGTCGACAGCGGACGGCCGGCGCCTCGCGGCGGAGCTGATGCGGATCCCCGGCCGAATTGCTGGCAATGGAGCCTGCGCTGTTGCGTCGCTTTACACGATGCAGGGCAAGAAGGGCGTCAACCAGGACGCGATGATCGTTTGGGAG AAGTTCTGTTCAAGAGACGACACCATTTTTTGCGGTGTATTCGATGGTCATGGACCTTACGGTCATTTGGTTGCTAAGAGAGTGAGAGATCTCCTACCCGTAAAGCTTGGTGCGGACATGGGGACAGATGGCGGTAGAGAGACACCCACTAGCAACATGGAAGGCAACACAAATGAAGTATGTTTGCCCGTAAACCCAGAGAGAAAAGAAACCACCACTTCTGAGCAGGATGGGGAATACCCGGAGATATTCACAACATTCAGAACTTCATTCTTGCGGGCTTTTCACATAATGGACAGGGATCTGAAGTTACACAAGAATATCGATTGCTTCTTCAGTGGAACTACAGCAGTGGCAGTGCTCAAACAG GGTCACAATCTTATAATAGGCAACTTGGGGGACTCAAGAGCTATCTTAGGCACTAGAAATGAAGATGGTCAGCTCATTGCTGTCCAATTGACAGTTGATCTCAAACCTAACATTCCAA GTGAAGCACAACGGATCAGGCAACACAGGGGCAGAATATTTGCACTTCCCGAGGAGCCAGAGGTTGCTCGTGTTTGGCTGCCAAAGTATAACTCGCCTGGATTGGCCATGGCAAGGGCATTTGGAGACTTCTGTCTTAAGGAGTATGGTCTAATTTCTATGCCTGAAGTCTCCTGTCACCGTGTCACAGAGAAGGATGAATTTGTTGTGTTGGCGACTGATGGG GTGTGGGATGTGCTGTCAAACATTGAAGTTGTTAGCATCATAAGCAGATCCACTTCTCGGGCTTCTGCAGCACGCTTCCTGGTTGAATCAGCTAATCGTGCCTGGCGTACTAGGTACCCTACTTCTAAAATTGATGACTGTGCTGTTGTTTGTCTCTTCCTGAATACACATGAAGCAGATGAACCATCTAGTTCTGCAGCCAACAATTTAGCAAATGCTCTAGAAGTTAATGCTGATAAGCACTCGACAGTTTCGCAACTGAGCACTGGAGTATCTGCCGATGTGGTTAATGCACTTGTCAAAGATACAAATGAGCTATatgttgttgatgctgttgcgAAGCCAGTTACTGTCTCAGATTTGACAAAGGATGGTTCAGGCACAAAGCAAAACATCATTTGA